One genomic segment of Impatiens glandulifera chromosome 6, dImpGla2.1, whole genome shotgun sequence includes these proteins:
- the LOC124942531 gene encoding formimidoyltransferase-cyclodeaminase-like, translated as MSKWMLACCKVYISESRNKVAMSSIEQAAKQFPRAAIINKFEDDTYNRVGYTLVSELPSEPCTCSVPLKSAVFSMVKSALKSIDFELHSGSHPRLGVVDHICFHPLGSTSLDQTAGIARSLASDIGSILQVPTFLYGGAHKEGRTLDSIRRELGYFKPNSSGNEWTGGTISETLTLIPDEGPPHVDRTKGVVVIGSVPWIDNYNIPVFSADISAIRRIAKRISERGGGLPSVQAMALVHGQDIIEVACNLLDPSIVGGELVQREVERLAKEEDPDMTVGKGYYTDMSQETIIESYLKFKLNP; from the exons ATGTCGAAGTGGATGCTTGCTTGCTGTAAGGTTTACATATCTGAAAGTCGTAACAAAGTCGCTATGAGTTCTATTGAACAAGCTGCCAAGCAATTTCCACGGGCTGCAATTATCAATAAGTTTGAAGATGATACCTACAACAGGGTTGGTTATACCCTTGTATCTGAATTACCCTCTGAGCCATGTACATGCTCGGTACCACTGAAGAGTGCAGTGTTTTCCATGGTTAAATCCGCTTTGAAATCCATTGACTTTGAGTTGCACAGTGGTAGTCATCCTCGGCTTGGAGTTGTAGATCACATTTGTTTTCACCCCTTGGGTTCTACTTCTCTTGACCAAACTGCTGGAATTGCCAGATCTTTGGCATCCGACATTGGTTCTATTCTGCAAG TTCCAACTTTCTTATATGGAGGTGCTCATAAAGAGGGAAGAACACTTGATTCCATAAGAAGAGAACTTGGGTATTTCAAACCCAATTCAAGTGGGAACGAATGGACAGGAGGAACAATATCCGAGACCTTGACATTGATACCAGACGAAGGTCCACCTCATGTTGATAGAACCAAAGGTGTTGTAGTCATTGGATCTGTACCATGGATAGACAATTATAACATCCCTGTATTCTCAGCTGATATTTCAGCTATACGTAGAATCGCTAAAAGAATAAGTGAGAGGGGTGGTGGACTTCCATCGGTTCAAGCGATGGCTCTTGTCCATGGTCAAGATATCATTGAGGTGGCTTGTAACTTATTGGACCCTAGTATTGTTGGAGGTGAATTGGTCCAACGTGAAGTGGAGCGGTTAGCTAAAGAAGAGGACCCCGATATGACTGTGGGGAAAGGGTATTATACTGATATGTCTCAAGAAACTATAATTGAGAGTTACTTGAAATTCAAACTTAACCCTTGA
- the LOC124944034 gene encoding nascent polypeptide-associated complex subunit alpha-like protein 1, which translates to MTAQTQEELLAALLQEQKLDSEKPIIEDDDDEDDDEDDDDKDEDDVEGQVDASGRLKQSRSEKKSRKAMLKLGMKAIPGVSRVTVKKSKNILFVISKPDVFKSPTSDTYVVIGEAKIEDLSSQLQSQAAEQFRAPNLNNVISKPETSAVVQDDEDVDDTGVEPKDIELVMTQAGVSRSKAVKSLRAADGDIVTAIMELTN; encoded by the exons ATGACTGCTCAGACACAAGAGGAGCTTCTCGCGGCCCTTCTCCAGGAGCAGAAGCTCGAT TCTGAGAAGCCtattattgaagatgatgatgatgaggatgatgatgaggatgatgatgacaaagatgaagatgacgTTGAAG GTCAAGTTGATGCAAGTGGCAGATTAAAGCAAAGCAGAAGCGAGAAGAAGAGCAGGAAGGCAATGCTTAAGCTTGGAATGAAGGCCATTCCTGGTGTCAGCAGAGTTACTGTGAAGAAGAGCAAGAAT ATTTTATTTGTGATATCGAAACCAGATGTTTTCAAGAGTCCTACATCTGACACATATGTTGTGATTGGAGAGGCGAAAATAGAGGATTTGAGCTCACAGCTACAAAGTCAAGCTGCAGAACAGTTCAGAGCTCctaatttgaacaatgtaataTCAAAGCCAGAAACTTCGGCTGTAGTACAGGATGATGAAGATGTGGATGACACTGGTGTGGAGCCGAAAGATATTGAATTGGTGATGACTCAGGCAGGAGTTTCAAGGTCTAAGGCTGTCAAATCTCTCAGGGCAGCGGATGGAGATATCGTCACTGCCATCATGGAACTTACCAACTAG